One region of Betaproteobacteria bacterium genomic DNA includes:
- a CDS encoding histidine phosphatase family protein produces the protein MRHGSVTYFMPDGKPVPPETVPLNELGIEQARAAGNLFAEHDVTFDRVITSGLARTEQTAQHVLAAIGHHGPVEQRPRLQEIRGGRLASITERDLLQCFTALTDGVVDEDVKFLGGESVGEMLDRVLPEIDALRADANWDSLLLVLHGAVNRAILSYLVTGQRQLLGAFEQSPACINVLDIGTARVDVVLRMVNLSPLDWLQPGNRQTTMETLHDQYEKYRRKMGEQANV, from the coding sequence ATGCGTCACGGCAGCGTCACCTATTTCATGCCCGACGGAAAACCGGTTCCACCCGAGACGGTGCCGCTGAACGAGCTCGGCATCGAACAGGCGCGCGCGGCCGGCAACCTGTTTGCGGAACACGACGTCACCTTCGATCGCGTGATTACCAGCGGGCTTGCGCGTACGGAACAAACGGCGCAGCACGTGCTGGCAGCCATCGGCCATCACGGACCCGTCGAGCAGCGACCGCGCTTGCAGGAAATCCGTGGCGGACGCCTTGCGAGCATTACCGAACGCGATCTGTTGCAGTGCTTCACCGCGCTGACCGACGGGGTGGTTGACGAGGACGTGAAGTTCCTGGGCGGTGAGAGCGTCGGCGAGATGCTGGATCGCGTGCTGCCGGAGATCGACGCCCTGCGCGCGGATGCCAACTGGGACAGCCTGTTGCTGGTGCTGCATGGCGCGGTCAATCGCGCGATCCTCTCCTACCTCGTCACCGGGCAGCGGCAATTGCTGGGCGCCTTCGAGCAAAGTCCCGCGTGCATCAATGTGCTCGATATCGGTACGGCGCGGGTGGACGTGGTATTGCGCATGGTCAATCTCTCGCCCCTCGACTGGCTGCAGCCGGGAAACCGCCAAACGACCATGGAAACACTTCACGACCAATACGAAAAATATCGACGAAAAATGGGAGAACAGGCGAATGTCTGA